A region of Streptomyces sp. WMMC500 DNA encodes the following proteins:
- the pheA gene encoding prephenate dehydratase, producing the protein MSASRYTYLGPEGTFTEAALRTLPEAATRELVPMVSVPAVLDSVRTGEAAGALVPIENSVEGGVTATLDELALGEPLMIYREVLLPIAFALLVRPGTKLADLKTVTGHPVAQPQVRRWLAGHLPDAVWESSASNADGARQVQEGRVDGAFAGEFAASVYGLEPLVSDIHDAENAETRFVLVGRPARPAAPTGADKTSVVIWLGDDHPGALMELLQEYAVRGVNLLRIESRPTGEGIGRYCFSVDCEGHITDRRVGEALMGLKRVCPRVRFLGSYPRAGLSPADVQPLRAGTSDTAFTDASDWLTRCLDGRA; encoded by the coding sequence ATGTCCGCCAGCCGCTACACCTATCTCGGCCCCGAGGGCACCTTCACCGAGGCCGCGCTGCGCACGCTGCCGGAGGCGGCGACGCGGGAGCTGGTGCCGATGGTCTCGGTGCCGGCGGTGCTGGACTCGGTGCGCACCGGGGAGGCCGCGGGCGCGCTGGTGCCGATCGAGAACTCCGTCGAGGGCGGCGTCACCGCCACGCTCGACGAGCTGGCGCTCGGCGAGCCGCTGATGATCTACCGCGAGGTGCTGCTGCCGATCGCGTTCGCCCTGCTGGTGCGGCCGGGCACGAAGCTGGCGGACCTGAAGACCGTCACCGGGCACCCGGTGGCGCAGCCGCAGGTGCGGCGCTGGCTGGCCGGGCATCTGCCGGACGCGGTGTGGGAGTCGTCGGCTTCCAACGCGGACGGCGCGCGGCAGGTGCAGGAGGGGCGGGTGGACGGCGCGTTCGCGGGCGAGTTCGCGGCGTCGGTGTACGGGCTGGAGCCGCTGGTCTCCGACATCCACGACGCGGAGAACGCCGAGACCCGGTTCGTCCTCGTCGGCCGCCCGGCCCGGCCGGCGGCGCCGACGGGCGCGGACAAGACGTCGGTGGTGATCTGGCTGGGCGACGACCACCCGGGCGCGCTGATGGAGCTGCTGCAGGAGTACGCGGTGCGCGGCGTCAACCTGCTGCGCATCGAGTCGCGGCCGACAGGCGAGGGCATCGGGCGGTACTGCTTCTCGGTGGACTGCGAGGGGCACATCACCGACCGCCGGGTGGGCGAGGCGCTGATGGGGCTGAAGCGGGTCTGTCCGCGGGTGCGGTTCCTCGGCTCGTACCCGCGCGCGGGGCTGTCGCCGGCGGACGTACAGCCGCTGCGGGCGGGGACGTCGGACACGGCGTTCACGGACGCGTCGGACTGGCTGACGCGGTGCCTGGACGGCCGGGCCTGA
- the efeB gene encoding iron uptake transporter deferrochelatase/peroxidase subunit encodes MSTTRSTRKTGPDTAPDPAPDAAPDTGTSAGAPRHPVSRRRLLGAAGAAGAAGLVAGGASGAVAAEALRDAPPAPLTSIGANGVPFHGPHQAGITTPLQAAGHFAAFDLAPGAGRKEAAALMRRWSAAARELSEGRAAAGATGSALDAGPAALTVTFGFGRTFFDRTGLAARRPAGLAPLPPFSADALDERRSDGDLWLQIGADDALVAFDALRTLQRRAGAAAVLRWQMSGFNRTPGATDRPRTARNLMGQVDGTNNPKPEDPDFDAHVFVAPDSGQAWLAGGSYAVFRRIRMLLDTWDHLSPERQERVIGRRKSDGAPLSGGGETTPVDMNKQLADGSLAIAGDAHVRVAAPESNGGATMLRRSFSYHDGYLDTRDGPVPDAGLLFVAWQADPLKGFVPVQRKLDRGDGLSRFLRHEASGLFAVPGGAAEGEYVGQRLLEG; translated from the coding sequence GTGAGTACGACACGTTCCACCCGCAAAACCGGACCGGACACCGCACCCGACCCAGCGCCCGACGCGGCACCGGACACCGGCACGTCCGCCGGAGCCCCCCGGCACCCCGTCTCCCGCCGCCGCCTCCTCGGCGCGGCGGGGGCCGCCGGGGCGGCCGGGCTCGTCGCCGGCGGCGCCTCCGGCGCGGTGGCCGCCGAGGCGCTGCGGGACGCGCCCCCCGCGCCGCTGACGTCGATCGGCGCGAACGGCGTGCCGTTCCACGGCCCGCACCAGGCGGGCATCACCACCCCGCTGCAGGCCGCGGGCCACTTCGCCGCCTTCGACCTGGCGCCGGGCGCCGGGCGCAAGGAGGCCGCGGCGCTCATGCGGCGGTGGTCGGCGGCGGCCCGTGAGCTGAGCGAGGGCCGGGCCGCGGCGGGCGCCACCGGCAGCGCGCTCGACGCGGGGCCCGCGGCGCTGACGGTGACGTTCGGCTTCGGGCGCACCTTCTTCGACCGCACCGGCCTGGCCGCCCGCCGCCCCGCCGGGCTCGCCCCGCTGCCGCCGTTCTCCGCCGACGCGCTGGACGAGCGGCGCAGCGACGGCGACCTGTGGCTGCAGATCGGCGCCGACGACGCGCTCGTCGCGTTCGACGCGCTGCGTACGCTCCAGCGCCGGGCGGGCGCCGCGGCGGTGCTGCGCTGGCAGATGAGCGGCTTCAACCGCACCCCCGGCGCCACCGACCGGCCCCGTACCGCGCGCAACCTCATGGGGCAGGTCGACGGCACCAACAACCCCAAACCGGAGGACCCGGACTTCGACGCGCACGTCTTCGTCGCCCCGGACAGCGGGCAGGCGTGGCTGGCGGGCGGCTCGTACGCCGTGTTCCGCCGGATCCGGATGCTGCTCGACACCTGGGACCACCTGTCGCCCGAGCGGCAGGAGCGGGTCATCGGCCGCCGTAAGTCCGACGGCGCTCCGCTGTCCGGCGGCGGGGAGACGACGCCGGTGGACATGAACAAACAACTCGCGGACGGCTCGCTGGCCATCGCGGGGGACGCGCACGTACGGGTGGCGGCGCCGGAGTCGAACGGCGGGGCGACGATGCTGCGCCGCTCGTTCTCGTACCACGACGGTTATCTGGACACCCGGGACGGGCCGGTGCCCGACGCCGGGCTGCTGTTCGTCGCCTGGCAGGCGGATCCCCTGAAAGGGTTCGTGCCGGTGCAGCGCAAGCTGGACCGGGGCGACGGGCTGTCGCGCTTCCTGCGGCACGAGGCGAGCGGGCTGTTCGCGGTGCCGGGCGGGGCGGCGGAGGGCGAGTACGTGGGCCAGCGGCTGCTGGAGGGCTGA
- a CDS encoding copper resistance protein CopC — protein MTATGQLHRAHRAPTRRRSISRGRALGALCAAVAAVLCVLVPGATPAAAHAALTGTDPAEGAVVQEAPRAVSLEFSEGVQLSDDAIRVLDPDGNDVTKGGSGHADGDASTATTALRPGLPDGTFTVVWKAVSADSHPISGAYTFSVGKPSETKVAVSEAGEDNGSATALYDTGRYVAYAGFVLLVGGGVFAGVCGGRGRVVRRVASGGWALLFASTVALLLLRGPYTGADFGLDSMRDVLETRPGTALLSRLLLLGAAAVVLAVLFGVYTRENAPGAKGARAKAGTSAGAGAGADEAADTGTGPDSGSGAAADAATGDDEARSRDLAIGLGLGGGVVAVGLAATWGMAEHASTGIQPWLAVPMTMAHLLAVAVWLGGLASLTLSLRLGPWVPSYVIRRFSRLALTSVTVLALTGLYQAWRGLGTWAALTDTTYGQLLLVKVGLVAVLVTAGWTSRRWTQRLAGSGLSARAEPAEEAAGAPLVHAAATAEAGGKGDAEAGSGTGPDRAAQLARQRAAVDATRARKERDADPVRRGLRQSVLVETVLAVVLLSVVTLLTGTQPGRAETEQAAAESAQQQPAGPVKVRIPYDTGGQGGAGTAEITVDPGRTGDNQLHIYLTDANNQLLNVPELRLSFTLEEKDVGPLDVTPTPVENGHWAATGVQLPMAGEWTLRMTVRTSPIDQVTEEKKLTIP, from the coding sequence ATGACCGCAACCGGACAGCTCCACCGAGCCCACCGCGCACCGACGCGCCGGCGCTCGATATCCCGCGGGCGCGCGCTCGGGGCGTTGTGCGCCGCCGTCGCCGCCGTGCTGTGCGTCCTCGTCCCCGGCGCCACCCCGGCCGCGGCGCACGCCGCGCTCACCGGCACCGACCCCGCCGAGGGCGCGGTCGTCCAGGAGGCGCCGCGGGCCGTCTCACTGGAGTTCTCCGAGGGCGTGCAGTTGAGCGACGACGCCATCCGCGTCCTCGATCCGGACGGCAACGACGTCACCAAGGGCGGCAGCGGCCACGCCGACGGCGATGCCTCGACGGCGACGACCGCGCTGCGCCCGGGGCTGCCGGACGGCACGTTCACCGTGGTCTGGAAGGCCGTGTCCGCCGACAGCCACCCCATCTCCGGCGCGTACACCTTCTCCGTCGGCAAGCCGTCGGAGACGAAGGTGGCGGTGTCCGAGGCGGGCGAGGACAACGGCAGCGCCACGGCGCTCTACGACACCGGGCGCTACGTGGCGTACGCGGGCTTCGTCCTGCTCGTCGGCGGCGGCGTGTTCGCGGGCGTGTGCGGCGGGCGGGGCCGGGTCGTGCGCCGGGTGGCGAGCGGCGGGTGGGCGCTGCTGTTCGCCTCCACCGTGGCGCTGCTGCTGCTGCGCGGGCCGTACACGGGCGCGGACTTCGGGCTCGACTCGATGCGCGACGTGCTGGAGACCCGGCCGGGCACGGCGCTGCTGTCGCGGCTGCTGCTGCTGGGCGCCGCCGCGGTGGTGCTGGCGGTGCTGTTCGGGGTGTACACGCGGGAGAACGCGCCCGGCGCGAAGGGCGCGCGCGCGAAGGCGGGCACTTCTGCGGGCGCGGGCGCGGGTGCCGACGAGGCTGCGGATACGGGTACGGGCCCGGACTCCGGCTCCGGCGCGGCGGCCGACGCCGCAACCGGTGACGACGAGGCACGCAGCCGCGACCTGGCCATCGGCCTCGGGCTCGGCGGCGGCGTGGTCGCCGTCGGCCTCGCCGCGACCTGGGGCATGGCCGAGCACGCCTCCACCGGCATCCAGCCGTGGCTGGCCGTGCCGATGACGATGGCCCACCTCCTGGCCGTCGCCGTCTGGCTCGGCGGCCTCGCCTCGCTCACGCTGAGCCTGCGTCTCGGGCCGTGGGTTCCGTCGTACGTCATCCGCCGCTTCTCGCGGCTGGCGCTGACGTCGGTGACGGTGCTCGCCCTGACGGGGCTGTACCAGGCGTGGCGCGGGCTGGGCACCTGGGCCGCGCTGACGGACACGACGTACGGGCAGTTGCTGCTGGTGAAGGTCGGGCTGGTCGCGGTGCTGGTCACCGCGGGCTGGACGTCGCGGCGGTGGACGCAGCGGCTGGCGGGCTCCGGTCTGTCGGCGCGCGCGGAGCCGGCGGAGGAGGCGGCCGGGGCGCCGCTCGTGCACGCCGCCGCCACCGCGGAGGCGGGGGGCAAGGGCGACGCCGAGGCGGGCAGCGGCACCGGCCCCGACCGCGCCGCCCAGCTCGCCCGCCAGCGGGCCGCCGTCGACGCCACCCGCGCGCGCAAGGAGCGCGACGCCGACCCCGTGCGCCGGGGCCTGCGCCAGTCCGTCCTCGTCGAGACCGTTCTCGCCGTCGTCCTGCTGTCCGTCGTGACCCTGCTGACGGGCACCCAGCCGGGCCGGGCCGAGACCGAGCAGGCCGCGGCCGAGTCGGCGCAGCAGCAGCCGGCCGGGCCGGTCAAGGTGAGGATCCCGTACGACACCGGCGGCCAGGGCGGCGCCGGCACCGCGGAGATCACCGTCGACCCCGGCCGGACCGGCGACAACCAACTGCACATCTACCTCACGGACGCCAACAACCAGCTCCTCAACGTCCCCGAGCTGCGGCTCTCCTTCACCCTGGAGGAGAAGGACGTCGGCCCGCTCGACGTCACGCCCACCCCCGTCGAGAACGGGCACTGGGCCGCCACCGGCGTGCAGCTCCCGATGGCCGGGGAGTGGACCCTCCGGATGACCGTGCGCACCTCGCCCATCGACCAGGTGACAGAAGAGAAGAAGTTGACGATCCCGTGA
- a CDS encoding copper chaperone PCu(A)C yields the protein MRRTRRAAVVTAAALSGALTFLTACSGDDSGTGTKAESRDGSGSGPRLRAEAGFVPQPVLKDLAAGYLTVRNDGVAGDRLTAVSTDVADDVTLHTTEGERMRAVDGLDVPAGGELKLARGGSHLMLERLERKPEIGEKVSLVLHFAESEPIEVDVPVQPRTYRPAE from the coding sequence GTGAGGCGTACGCGGAGGGCCGCAGTAGTTACTGCGGCTGCCCTGTCCGGCGCCCTGACGTTCCTGACCGCATGTTCCGGTGACGATTCCGGTACGGGTACGAAGGCGGAGTCCCGCGACGGCTCCGGCTCCGGCCCGCGGCTGCGCGCCGAGGCGGGTTTCGTACCGCAGCCGGTGCTGAAGGACCTCGCCGCCGGCTATCTGACCGTACGCAACGACGGCGTGGCCGGCGACCGCCTCACCGCCGTCAGCACCGACGTCGCCGACGACGTCACCCTGCACACCACAGAAGGTGAGCGGATGCGCGCCGTCGACGGCCTGGACGTGCCCGCGGGCGGCGAGCTGAAGCTCGCCCGCGGTGGAAGCCATCTGATGCTGGAGAGGCTGGAGCGCAAACCGGAGATCGGCGAGAAGGTTTCCCTCGTGCTGCACTTCGCCGAGTCGGAGCCGATCGAGGTCGACGTGCCCGTACAGCCGAGAACGTACCGCCCCGCGGAGTGA
- a CDS encoding SCO family protein — MRTTRRSTLYAAAALAAAAALTLTACGSDAADDGAKPAVEISGGNSKPGVVLDTPKAKPDLVLTDTEGEEYDFVAETAGKPTLLFFGYTNCPDVCPTTMSDIAIAKQKLPRAEQEKLQVVMVSTDPERDTPRRMGTWLDAQDKDFVGLTGDFAAVKAAAKSVGVHLEAPEKEKDGSITVSHGAEVLAYSPKDDKAHVLYLAGVTAEQYAKDMPKLVRGENP, encoded by the coding sequence ATGCGCACAACCCGTAGGAGCACCCTCTACGCCGCCGCGGCCCTCGCCGCCGCCGCGGCCCTCACCCTCACCGCCTGCGGCTCCGACGCCGCCGACGACGGCGCCAAGCCCGCCGTCGAGATCTCCGGCGGCAACAGCAAGCCGGGCGTCGTCCTCGACACCCCCAAGGCGAAGCCGGACCTCGTCCTGACCGACACCGAGGGCGAGGAGTACGACTTCGTCGCCGAGACCGCGGGCAAGCCCACCCTCCTCTTCTTCGGCTACACCAACTGCCCCGACGTCTGCCCCACGACGATGAGCGACATCGCCATCGCCAAGCAGAAGCTGCCCCGCGCCGAGCAGGAGAAGTTGCAGGTCGTCATGGTCAGCACCGACCCCGAGCGCGACACCCCGCGCCGGATGGGCACGTGGCTCGACGCCCAGGACAAGGACTTCGTCGGCCTCACGGGCGACTTCGCCGCGGTCAAGGCGGCCGCGAAGAGCGTCGGCGTCCACCTGGAGGCGCCGGAGAAGGAGAAGGACGGCAGCATCACCGTCAGCCACGGCGCGGAGGTGCTGGCGTACTCGCCCAAGGACGACAAGGCGCACGTGCTGTATCTGGCCGGAGTGACGGCCGAGCAGTACGCGAAGGACATGCCGAAGCTGGTCAGGGGAGAGAACCCGTGA
- a CDS encoding YcnI family protein, with translation MRRMSLATAVAAGAVLLLAGPAAAHVTVDPDAAEQGGYATVNFKVPNERDDASTVKLEVTLPAEHPLTSVMPQPVPGWDVKVEKAKLDTPIESHGEQITEAASKVTWSGGKIEPGTFQQFPVSMGALPEDADQLVFKAVQTYDSDEVVRWIEIPEEGAEEPELPAPVLALTPAADGGHGGAGDDAADDDAGNGDDTEPAAAEGDGTNDTAADDDGSSDTTARTLGIVGIVLGAGGVAFGVMSRRRGTGGSSAA, from the coding sequence ATGCGGCGTATGTCCCTTGCCACCGCCGTCGCCGCCGGCGCCGTCCTGCTCCTCGCCGGGCCGGCCGCCGCACATGTCACCGTCGATCCCGACGCGGCCGAGCAGGGCGGCTACGCCACCGTCAACTTCAAGGTCCCCAACGAGCGCGACGACGCCTCCACGGTCAAGCTGGAGGTCACCCTGCCGGCCGAACACCCGCTGACGTCCGTCATGCCCCAGCCCGTGCCCGGCTGGGACGTGAAGGTGGAGAAGGCCAAGCTCGACACCCCGATCGAATCGCACGGCGAGCAGATCACCGAGGCTGCCAGCAAGGTCACCTGGTCCGGCGGGAAGATCGAGCCGGGGACGTTCCAGCAGTTCCCGGTCTCCATGGGCGCACTGCCCGAGGACGCGGACCAGTTGGTGTTCAAGGCGGTCCAGACGTACGACAGCGACGAGGTCGTCCGCTGGATCGAGATCCCCGAGGAGGGCGCGGAGGAGCCGGAGCTGCCGGCGCCCGTGCTGGCCCTGACGCCCGCCGCGGACGGCGGCCACGGCGGCGCCGGTGACGACGCCGCCGACGACGACGCCGGGAACGGCGACGACACCGAGCCGGCCGCCGCCGAGGGCGACGGCACGAACGACACGGCCGCCGACGACGACGGCTCCTCCGACACCACCGCCCGCACGCTGGGCATCGTCGGCATCGTGCTCGGCGCCGGCGGCGTCGCGTTCGGCGTGATGTCGCGGCGGCGCGGCACGGGCGGCTCGTCCGCCGCGTAA
- a CDS encoding ATP-binding protein, whose amino-acid sequence MSMWWSLRLRREAASVPLARRLLVGAMETAGVDPDVAFDLSLALTEACANAVEHGDAAAGDDYRVTAWFDGDRCHIEVIDSGPGFATATPPADPSRTPAAPLTDTGAEGGRGLFLIAELSDHVDIRDRPGRGAVVSFDKILKWREDAPLQAA is encoded by the coding sequence ATGAGCATGTGGTGGTCCCTGCGCCTGCGCCGGGAGGCGGCCAGCGTCCCGCTCGCCCGCCGCCTGCTGGTCGGCGCCATGGAGACGGCCGGGGTGGACCCGGACGTCGCCTTCGACCTCTCTCTCGCCCTCACCGAAGCCTGCGCCAACGCCGTCGAGCACGGCGACGCCGCGGCCGGCGACGACTACCGCGTCACCGCCTGGTTCGACGGCGACCGCTGCCACATCGAGGTCATCGACTCCGGCCCGGGCTTCGCCACCGCCACCCCACCCGCCGACCCCTCCCGCACCCCGGCCGCGCCCCTGACCGACACCGGCGCGGAGGGCGGCCGCGGCCTGTTCCTGATCGCGGAGCTGAGCGACCACGTCGACATCCGCGACCGCCCGGGCCGCGGCGCGGTGGTGAGCTTCGACAAGATCCTCAAGTGGCGCGAGGACGCCCCGCTCCAGGCGGCGTGA
- a CDS encoding TetR family transcriptional regulator — protein sequence MPEQPSSSRGAATYQRIVDAATREFAQYGIAGARIERIIAAARTNKAQLYGYFGNKDALFDAIFFASLERITNVVPIDGADLADWAVRLYDEYLSRPDLIRLATWARLERRPTGNLVADHDRYDDHKLRVIAEAQAAGRIRQGDPFDMMAVVIAMSMAWSPVSNVYAASAEESTAVHDQRRALLRDCVQRAVAPDPGA from the coding sequence ATGCCTGAGCAGCCATCCAGCAGCCGCGGAGCCGCGACGTACCAGCGCATCGTGGACGCGGCCACCCGGGAATTCGCCCAGTACGGCATCGCCGGCGCACGCATCGAGCGGATCATCGCCGCAGCACGCACCAACAAGGCGCAGCTCTACGGCTACTTCGGCAACAAGGACGCGCTCTTCGATGCGATCTTCTTCGCCTCGCTGGAACGGATCACCAATGTCGTCCCCATCGACGGCGCGGATCTCGCCGACTGGGCGGTGCGCCTCTATGACGAGTACCTCAGCCGCCCGGATCTGATCCGGCTTGCGACCTGGGCGCGCCTGGAGCGGCGCCCGACCGGGAATCTCGTGGCGGACCACGACCGCTATGACGACCACAAACTCCGTGTCATCGCAGAGGCCCAGGCCGCTGGGCGCATCAGGCAGGGAGACCCCTTCGACATGATGGCCGTGGTCATCGCCATGTCCATGGCCTGGTCGCCGGTGAGCAACGTCTACGCCGCCTCCGCGGAGGAGAGCACGGCCGTGCACGACCAGCGGCGCGCCCTGCTCCGGGACTGCGTACAACGCGCTGTCGCCCCAGACCCGGGAGCGTGA
- a CDS encoding NAD(P)-dependent alcohol dehydrogenase has product MRPTTGWRADSATRTLRRTALERRDLRPDDIAVRVEYCGVCHTDLQALRAHESDANGVLVPGHEFTGVVTEAGSAVSGFSPGTPVAVGNIVDSCRICRMCQAGQENFCREFPTLTYGGADRQDGTTTLGAYSREYVVSHQFAYHLPAGLDAAAAAPLLCAGVTVWEPLQALGVGPGSTVAVAGLGGLGHLAVKMATALGATTSVISRTPDKAGEARGLGAQGFVVSTDSRQTEAVRDRFDVVIDTVSAPHDLAPYLRMTAMDGTLSHLGHLGTVTVDTMDLLVGRKKVSSAGSGGRPSTAAMLRFCAEHDITADIELLPSSQVNRALERLERNDVRYRFVLDMSDLD; this is encoded by the coding sequence ATGCGCCCTACGACCGGATGGCGGGCGGACAGCGCGACGCGGACCCTGCGCCGCACGGCGCTGGAGCGCCGGGACCTGCGCCCGGACGACATCGCGGTACGTGTCGAGTACTGCGGCGTCTGCCACACAGACCTCCAGGCGCTCCGCGCGCACGAGAGCGACGCGAACGGCGTGCTCGTACCCGGGCACGAGTTCACCGGCGTGGTCACCGAGGCCGGCAGCGCCGTTTCCGGCTTCTCCCCGGGCACCCCCGTGGCCGTCGGCAACATCGTCGACTCCTGCCGCATCTGCCGCATGTGCCAGGCCGGCCAGGAGAACTTCTGCCGTGAGTTTCCGACACTGACCTACGGCGGAGCCGACCGGCAGGACGGGACGACCACCCTGGGCGCATACTCCCGCGAGTACGTGGTGAGCCATCAGTTCGCCTACCACCTCCCCGCGGGCCTCGACGCGGCCGCCGCAGCCCCCCTGCTCTGCGCCGGGGTCACCGTCTGGGAACCGTTGCAGGCGCTCGGAGTGGGCCCAGGCAGCACCGTCGCCGTGGCCGGACTGGGCGGCCTGGGGCACCTCGCGGTCAAGATGGCGACCGCTCTCGGCGCCACGACCTCCGTCATCAGCCGGACTCCGGACAAGGCCGGCGAAGCGCGCGGCCTGGGGGCGCAGGGATTCGTCGTGTCCACCGACTCCCGGCAGACGGAAGCGGTCCGCGACCGGTTCGACGTGGTCATCGACACCGTCTCCGCCCCCCACGACCTGGCCCCTTACCTGCGGATGACCGCCATGGACGGCACCCTCAGCCACCTCGGCCACCTCGGAACGGTCACCGTGGACACCATGGACCTGCTCGTCGGCCGCAAGAAGGTCAGCTCCGCCGGCAGCGGCGGCCGCCCGTCCACCGCCGCCATGCTGCGCTTCTGCGCCGAACACGACATCACCGCAGACATAGAACTACTGCCGTCGTCCCAGGTGAACCGCGCGCTCGAACGCCTGGAGCGCAACGATGTCCGCTACCGCTTCGTACTCGACATGTCCGACCTGGACTGA
- a CDS encoding damage-control phosphatase ARMT1 family protein, whose product MRETPAGSSAPVILSNEPGSFARGVLAERHPALIQRVREAFPYGPRQHSALDALLDEITDGVVEPLAPSAHDHEVWSAWGREYFGRSWFDIPFLWAESYFYRRLLGTVGYFGPGPWQGIDPFAPFKQAELRDAAVDEELRALDALADAPAAERATALLHAALWGNRADLGFRVTAAEPAADAAEALVADDSAALWRLLPAGAPAGVAVVADNAGRELIPDLVLIDHLLEHGHAEHAVLHVKPHPYYVSDATTSDVVDCLRRLARAPGEAGRTGARLWAAMATGRLEVRAHAFFCAPLPYEEMPEDLRREFEAVPLTVFKGDLNYRRLVGDRKWDATVPFAERTAHFPGAVAALRTLKSDVIVGLEQETLETLERSGAAWRTSGTHALIQVRM is encoded by the coding sequence ATGAGGGAGACGCCTGCCGGAAGCAGCGCTCCGGTCATCCTGAGCAACGAGCCGGGCTCGTTCGCCCGGGGCGTCCTGGCCGAACGCCATCCGGCCCTCATCCAGCGGGTACGAGAAGCCTTCCCGTACGGCCCTCGCCAGCACAGCGCCCTCGACGCCCTGCTGGACGAGATCACCGACGGTGTCGTCGAACCGCTCGCCCCCTCCGCACATGATCACGAGGTCTGGTCCGCCTGGGGGCGGGAGTACTTCGGGCGATCGTGGTTCGACATCCCGTTCCTGTGGGCCGAGAGCTACTTCTACCGCAGGCTCCTCGGCACCGTCGGCTACTTCGGCCCGGGCCCGTGGCAGGGAATCGACCCCTTCGCGCCCTTCAAACAGGCTGAACTGCGCGACGCGGCGGTGGACGAGGAACTGCGGGCGCTCGACGCGCTCGCCGACGCCCCGGCCGCCGAGCGGGCCACGGCACTGCTCCACGCCGCGCTCTGGGGAAACCGCGCGGACCTCGGCTTCCGCGTCACGGCGGCGGAGCCGGCAGCCGACGCCGCCGAGGCCCTGGTCGCCGACGACAGCGCCGCGCTCTGGAGGCTGCTGCCCGCCGGAGCCCCGGCCGGCGTCGCCGTGGTGGCGGACAACGCGGGGCGCGAACTGATCCCGGACCTGGTCCTCATCGACCACCTCCTTGAGCACGGACACGCCGAGCACGCCGTGCTCCACGTCAAGCCCCACCCCTACTACGTCTCCGACGCGACGACGTCGGACGTCGTCGACTGCCTCCGCCGCCTCGCCCGGGCGCCCGGCGAAGCCGGCAGGACCGGCGCTCGCCTGTGGGCGGCCATGGCGACGGGACGCCTGGAGGTACGTGCCCACGCGTTCTTCTGCGCTCCGCTGCCGTACGAGGAGATGCCCGAGGACCTCCGGAGGGAGTTCGAGGCCGTCCCGCTCACGGTCTTCAAGGGCGACCTCAACTACCGCCGCCTCGTGGGCGACCGGAAGTGGGACGCCACGGTGCCGTTCGCGGAGCGCACCGCCCACTTCCCGGGGGCGGTCGCGGCGCTCCGCACCTTGAAGTCCGATGTGATCGTGGGCTTGGAGCAGGAGACCCTGGAGACCCTGGAACGGTCCGGTGCGGCGTGGCGCACCAGCGGCACCCACGCGCTGATCCAGGTCCGCATGTAG
- a CDS encoding SAM-dependent methyltransferase, producing the protein MAEDQEPGGPVDASVAHNARVWNHWLNGKDHYEVDRQVGDHVAGMFPLIRDVARADRVFLGRAVRFLAGEAGIRQFLDIGTGLPTANNTHEVAQQVAPASRIVYVDNDPLVLSHARALLTSTPQGATAYVAADAHEPEAILREAARTLDFGRPVAVMMLGILNFVLDDAAAQRVVRELMEATPPGSYLVLTHPTVELGGEGNVAAMKFWNENATPPITARSLDQVTRFFDGLELLDPGIVSCSRWRPEPNAFGAPAVVPQFGAVARKPPA; encoded by the coding sequence ATGGCGGAGGACCAGGAGCCGGGCGGCCCGGTGGACGCGAGCGTGGCGCACAACGCCCGGGTCTGGAACCACTGGCTGAACGGCAAGGATCACTACGAGGTCGACCGCCAGGTGGGCGACCACGTGGCGGGCATGTTCCCCCTCATCCGCGACGTGGCCCGCGCCGACCGGGTGTTCCTCGGCCGCGCCGTGCGGTTCCTCGCCGGCGAGGCGGGGATACGCCAGTTCCTCGACATCGGCACCGGCCTGCCGACCGCGAACAACACCCACGAGGTCGCCCAGCAGGTGGCGCCGGCGTCCCGGATCGTCTACGTCGACAACGACCCCCTCGTCCTCAGCCACGCCCGCGCCCTGCTCACCAGCACCCCGCAGGGGGCCACCGCCTACGTCGCCGCCGACGCCCACGAGCCGGAGGCGATCCTGCGCGAGGCGGCGCGCACCCTCGACTTCGGCCGCCCGGTGGCGGTCATGATGCTGGGGATCCTCAACTTCGTCCTCGACGACGCCGCCGCACAGCGGGTCGTGCGCGAACTGATGGAGGCGACGCCCCCCGGCAGCTACCTGGTCCTCACCCACCCCACGGTGGAACTGGGCGGCGAGGGCAACGTGGCGGCGATGAAGTTCTGGAACGAGAACGCCACCCCGCCGATCACCGCCCGCAGCCTCGACCAGGTCACGCGGTTCTTCGACGGCCTGGAGCTGCTGGACCCGGGCATCGTCTCCTGCTCCCGGTGGCGGCCGGAGCCCAACGCCTTCGGCGCGCCGGCCGTCGTCCCGCAGTTCGGCGCCGTGGCCCGCAAACCCCCTGCCTGA